The Musa acuminata AAA Group cultivar baxijiao chromosome BXJ2-5, Cavendish_Baxijiao_AAA, whole genome shotgun sequence genomic interval agagagagagagagagagagagctggttATCTTGATCATGAAGAGTAAGGAGTGGATCATAATTTATGAGCTTCTGATGGTGGAATGCTACTTAGGTAACCTCGATTCATCTCCCACACAAACTCTGGCAAGTATATTGTTGTGGCTGGTTCTCCATCGGTAGTTCCTTCTATCGATTCTTCGTGTTCTCGTCCTTTCAGTTGTTGCAATGGGGGGCAGACTCCAGCAGAAGGCTGAATCCACCATCCCCACTCCCACCTTCTCCCCTCCGGAAGCCAACAGAACAGGCATCGACAGCACCACATGGTGCGTGGCCCATCCGGGGGCTTCTCAGTTCGATCTCGAGAACGCACTTGATTGGGCCTGTGGAGTGGGTGGCGCCGACTGCTCCTCCGTGCAGCCGGGCGCCGCTTGTTACCAGCCGGACACCCTCCTCTCCCACGCCTCTTATGCCTTCAACAGCTACTACCAGCACAATGGCAACTCAGATGTTGCATGCAACTTCGGTGGGACTGCAACCATTACAAGCAGAGACCCAAGTAAGCTCGTTGATGGCAAGTCCTCTTAAGCTTTCTGTCCTGATCGACTCTTCAAATCAATAGACCTTTTGATTCATCTTTCTCACGTCATGGTAGGCTATGGATCCTGCAAGTATCTCAGCTCAGAGTGAGTAGCACTCCATGCTGTTTCTGCATACATTCGATTGCCGAGCACTTGGACTCTGCttagcaagcttcttttgatggaTGCAGGTCAGCTTCTGAGTCGTCAACGCTGTTTCAGATTGGCTTCCTCACGAAGATTTTGGAGATTTTGATCCTTTTGTGTTTGAACACTAGATTATGATGTGTCATCATAAGGATAATTGCATGTCAAAATCCACTGCGTTTCTTGTACGGCTCCTCTGGTTGAGCTCAAGTTGGCTGAACGTTCCATGATACTTAGCTTATTGTATTATGCAGTAAAAAATATGTTTATATTATGTCTTTGTCCCTTCTCTAACTATAACCAGTTTTGTAAcctaatagtatttttcttttatttttctaaaaaatactcAAATATTCGACAATAATAAtagataaaatttaatttatattatgaaGATTTTGTATAGTTCGACACATATATGACTCCAAACCAGCGATTTCGGTTTCGATTTAAGTCTTTTCtttgaatcaaaattattttttttaatttttattttaaaaatatttaatattattttttttaaatttaatatatatttttaattgatcAAAACTATCGATTTCGATTTTCAACTTCACTTGGTTCAGTTTTGGTTTGAGTTAAGGctaggattaattatatattactcttataattagttatttttagtattctGATCCTtaagttatattaaaatttttataattaataaaatatttaactttttttatttatattttattaaaatattataatataaattttaaaaatataaagatcgaaatgataaaagataactaattataggaATAATCTGTGCGCCGATCTTTTCGGATCCGGATCATCATTCAAGCGAATCCGGATCCTCTTACAGTGGACGAGAGAATCCATGAACCCTAGTTCGCGCTTTAAATACCCGTCGCCTCCCTCGGCGCCGCAAACCCCAATCCCTTCTCAGATTCCTCCCTCTATCGATTTGAACTCTTTCGTTTTGGTGCAGCGGAAGTAATTTTAGGGAGCCTGATGATACGGTTATGTCGCTGTTTTCTTCTTACAGTGTTCTGCGTTTCCCTCTTTCTTTACTCGTTCGAATTTAATGGGAGAAATGATGATTCAAttccatagttttttttttctctgcaaGTCAGATGATGAATTATCACAAAACATGCACTACCATCTGATCTCCCTTCTACGCTTAATCGATTTGTTTTCTTTCTAAATGTTCGATTTTGTAGATAAAAATGTTGTTTTTAGTAGCGAAAATACTAAAGAAATAGATAGATTTGGTGTGCAGTCGATGATGAAGAATTAAGCAAGTCCTGATCTTTCTGTGATTATTACATTAATTATCACCATCTTTCGGCTGAGACTGCACGAATTTGTTCTTTAACTTTTCTTCCTGTTTTCCGATTTACGTCTATTATTCTGATATGATATGCGATCGGGTATCTGATGCTGAGCCTTAACTGTGGTGGCTCTGCATCTTGTTAGGGTGGCAGCGATGATGAACAGTTCTTGCGACACCGGTTGCTCTGTTTCTACCGTGAGCTTCCGGTTGCTCTGTCTATATCTTGTTCCCTTTCAATAAATTACATGGTCAAAGTCATAGAGCCATTGCGATTCACAAATATATTTTTGTCATGACGTATTGGAATTAAATGTGATCCAATAACATTTTTATGGAAAGTGGGTGGGAACAATCAAAGGTGGAATGACTTTATAATTAGTTAAATTATCTACGAATTATCTATATGTAATACTTAACATTTATAGACAAAAGAGTAAATTGTATTtgacaaaaaatataattcataattagattaattatatattatattttgtagtttgttatttttagtattttgattgttatattttaaaaaattaaattattatttttataattataaaactaaaatatttttatttatttattttagtaatatcgattttattaatagaaatataaaaatataaaatataaaagtaaTATTAATATTTAGGATCGTTTTATGTTGATGTTGATGCATATATCAAAATTGATAACTATATTGATGtggtaaaatagtttttatctttTGGTTATTATTTTTCTCATTCATAGTAATCACTCGTGACTTTCAACGATATCGTTGTTCGTCATTATtgacgttaaaattatttttttaatttttattaataaaattttgatgttaagataaataaatctagatataaggatattaatatatttataattatttttataattatagagatgACTACTAATAtatctataattatttttataatcataagaatgttaatataatttttaaaaaaggaatgatgaaaatattaaaaatagttaATTATATCTAATTAGCTCTTAATAAAATGCTTACCGATTGGTGATTACGATAAGTATGAATATATTTGTATCTATTGAAAGGAACCAAATGGCACAAATATTATACGAAGTACGTCTTTCGAAAACAAACAAGTTGCATAAAACACAAAGGACGCCGCAACGGCGCATACGTACTGCATACAACCACGGGATAGATTCGATGAAATCTAATGAGACCCACAATCCTGATAGCGGTAACTAACCAAGATCATCAGAAGCAGTCGGAGATAGATTAATATGCCAAAGCTGTGTTCCTAGCGGCCATCAAGGTGCCGCCGCAGGTGGCGGAGTGAGGAAGGGGACGGCAGGCACCGTCGGGATGGAAGGAATGGCCGGGAATGAAGGCATCGGAGGAATCGTGAGCTTGGGGATACCTGCAGGCATAGGCGGCCACGTGACCTGTGGCACCATCGGCATCGGCGGCGCCGCTAGTGTAGGTATAGTCGGCACAACCGGCATCGGCGGCACAGTAAGCGTAGGAATGGCCGGTGCTGACGGCAGGGTTGGTACCGTCGGGGCTGCAGGTGCCTTGGCCGCGTCAAGCAAATGTCTTGCTGCATCGCATGTCATGAGGCTGGCCAGCGTAAGGACAGCTACGAGAATGCTCATCGTGCAGAAGCCAGCGTTAGAAGCCATGAGGGTATGGGGTGTATGTATATGGGTTTGGAGGTCTCGATGGTGGCGATGAAGATGAGAGGCTGGACATTTATAGTGGGAAGAGGATGGAGTTTGGGTCTGTGGTGGTGCAATTACCCTTGAATTAGAGCTCGGTGGTTGGCTCCCATGGCTGGTGTTTCGGTATGTGTTGGTGGGAAAGGACGAAGGTGACGTTTATTTTGTGTTGTTAGTTCACCTTCTCATCACTTGCGGTTGCTTTGATactataaaaaagaagaaaaacaaatctGTCTCAAATCACAAGTTGCGTATTTTTCTGTGCTATTCTTCAATAATGAACATTAATATTTGATAATTATCTAAGTTTTTGTGACTTATTAGTCTTCGGCGGTTGTACTCTTTGTATTTAAAGAACATCTTCGAGTAGATATTTGACTATAGATCAATTTTCTAAAGTTACACgtctaattaaaaattaattaagtgAATATATAACATTAATTTAACGTTGAAAgtgaacaagattaagattgatataaggatttaaaaaatatattattatcaattttagctTAGATATTTTGATTAATGAACTAGgttaaacgaagttgataggttagTTAGTCTAATTGATATTGGGTTATAATATTTAGTGCTAGAGTCGATTTAATATTTGGGTATGATGAGAAAACTCGAGTAGAAAATGACTATTCGTCGATGGAGTTTGAAGATTCATCATGGTATGGAGTTACCATTAGACTATGTCTTACATACATCATGTTAGGGTTGATCAATACTGTCTTGACAAAGATGTCAAACCCTTGAATGAAAAAAATTGTAACACTCTAATTAGTCTCACATCTCAAGATCATGATTGACTTATAATAGTTTGATCGGTATATTACTACCAACTTCAGCCTGAGTATTTTGGTTAAAGTttagatcaaacgaagttgatatgcTAGTTATCCTATTAAGCTCGGGTCTTAACATTTAGTATTAGAGTCGATCTAGTATTTAAACAGAGAAAGCTCGAGTAGAAAATGTTTACATGTGAATGAAGTCAGAGGATGTATCAAGGGTCTGATTTGAGCTATGCTAGATCTTGATGAGGACATCAAGTCTTTAAGCAACAAAGATTATAATATCCTTAGTTAGTCACATATCATGATACTATACATATTAATTTGattaattctttaaaaaaaatattttatttttctttgactAAAACAATTTAGAAAAGGGTGATTGATTCCCTTCACCGCATCCATTTATTacccttattttttatttaacaaaaatataaattaaaaataaatggaCAATTttccattatttttatttttattttcccttcaatTGAATTGGTTCGATCCTTAAATTTATGATGTTAAGGCCATTTCAAACGCAATATAATGGATCTGATATTACCATAATATATAGCTAGTTTACATAAATATATAGAATCAATTTTAAATTCAGttgcatttattttgatattatagATAGTAAACTAATACTTTTGTATCAATACctactcaataataataataacataaacgAAACTTATTAGTTATACCTTAAATGTACTTAAGTTTTCATAGTATAATCGCAAACTCCTACTTAATTGTTTTTTCTACATCCATAACTATTACTCACGACATTAAACTTTTCATTTTCCTTTCTTATTTCGTTATTCAATTCTCCTTCATTTATAATTTTTCATCAATTATTTTACTTAATACTTGTAATGTTTAGTAGTTCTTATGTTAACGTAAAGATGATAAATCCTACTAATGACTTTTTTTGTCTCAATAAATTTTTCTTAAAGTTGGAGAATTTGaccaaaaaaaaactttttttatttttttatttattattttatataaaccaATCCATTATTATCTGTTTCTTTTGTA includes:
- the LOC135612984 gene encoding glucan endo-1,3-beta-glucosidase 13-like, translating into MKSKEWIIIYELLMVECYLVVAMGGRLQQKAESTIPTPTFSPPEANRTGIDSTTWCVAHPGASQFDLENALDWACGVGGADCSSVQPGAACYQPDTLLSHASYAFNSYYQHNGNSDVACNFGGTATITSRDPSYGSCKYLSSESASESSTLFQIGFLTKILEILILLCLNTRL